One genomic segment of Hymenobacter psoromatis includes these proteins:
- a CDS encoding T9SS type A sorting domain-containing protein, translated as MAASARGAAYYSTGNPTQADLKNNCPLGLCTGKIQLAVTAPTGGANITATISLPLAGTARLRYQLNGTALAGYRAGVLVSANSASLGLNTLGTITLRTYLSTGPTPTQPQEQRVVQGSVAQAQLLAGRGDPTQLEFISTADFDQVEIEFSSVANLGTNLSVYYAYGVGQNLGTQVTGLTSNSTTTTPGQYSVTGNCAGKVSNPGNAVDSSRTNYATFGSLLSVGCNPQLQVALTGTAPGTYKAGFVIGQNNTLLDASVLGGLTLRTYKNGVLQETASGASLLGLSVLPDSKSLVSFQATMPFDAVSIERTDVAAALDNLQLYYGVGVASTTPQQVISSGFTDGQQHYATQASGLLCVACGVTTPANGAGNPNSAATINVGVGVANWEGLILDLDSAGQAGKQVGQAGNRAGMIIGGSSLLDVAALSRMTLVTYDKDGNVLETASGSSLLKVNLLPDGRQTISFNTTKNFSKVGIRISGLATAVSNTDVYYAFTDSSNGALSIIPPTGPLPVTLISFGVRRLPGEAGAEISWATATELNSSSFTVERSAQPGEGFVAIGQVAAGGTSNSRHAYTLRDADAATQAGLLYYRLRQVDTDGRATLSPVAVLAAGPAVAGFSLYPNPAPAAAQLVTLGTSAASVAGYSVNLYSGLGQLLSSKVIGDADAAAPTIRTAGLEAGLYHVVLRDGTGHAVSSQRLVIE; from the coding sequence ATGGCCGCCAGCGCACGCGGGGCAGCATATTATTCTACCGGGAATCCTACGCAGGCGGACCTTAAAAATAACTGCCCGCTCGGCTTATGCACGGGTAAAATTCAGCTGGCCGTAACGGCCCCCACCGGGGGTGCCAACATTACGGCCACCATAAGCCTGCCCCTGGCGGGTACGGCACGGCTGCGCTACCAGCTCAACGGCACGGCCCTGGCCGGCTACCGGGCCGGCGTGCTGGTATCGGCCAACAGCGCGTCGCTCGGTCTGAATACGCTGGGTACTATCACGCTACGTACTTACCTCAGCACCGGCCCTACCCCCACCCAGCCGCAGGAACAGCGCGTGGTGCAGGGTAGCGTGGCCCAGGCGCAACTGCTGGCGGGCCGGGGCGACCCCACGCAGCTGGAATTTATTTCAACGGCCGATTTTGACCAGGTAGAGATTGAATTTAGTTCGGTGGCTAACCTAGGCACCAACCTGAGCGTGTATTATGCCTACGGCGTGGGCCAGAACCTGGGAACGCAGGTAACGGGCCTCACCTCGAACTCCACTACAACTACGCCCGGCCAGTACAGCGTGACTGGGAACTGCGCCGGTAAAGTAAGCAACCCCGGTAACGCGGTAGATAGCAGCCGGACCAACTACGCGACCTTCGGCAGCCTGCTGTCGGTGGGTTGCAACCCGCAGCTGCAAGTGGCGCTAACGGGCACCGCCCCCGGTACTTATAAGGCCGGCTTCGTGATTGGCCAAAACAATACGCTGCTGGATGCCAGCGTGCTGGGCGGCCTCACGCTGCGCACCTACAAGAATGGTGTGCTTCAGGAAACAGCCTCCGGGGCGTCGCTGCTGGGCCTGAGCGTGCTGCCCGACAGCAAGTCGCTGGTAAGCTTCCAGGCCACCATGCCCTTCGATGCCGTGTCGATTGAGCGCACCGACGTGGCGGCGGCCCTTGACAACCTACAGCTTTATTATGGGGTAGGTGTGGCCTCGACCACGCCGCAACAGGTAATTTCGTCGGGCTTCACTGATGGGCAGCAACACTACGCGACGCAGGCAAGCGGCCTGCTGTGCGTGGCCTGCGGCGTAACTACCCCCGCCAACGGCGCGGGCAACCCCAACTCGGCGGCTACTATTAATGTGGGCGTTGGCGTGGCCAACTGGGAGGGCCTAATCCTGGACTTGGATAGTGCCGGCCAGGCTGGCAAACAGGTGGGCCAGGCCGGCAACCGGGCGGGTATGATAATCGGTGGTAGCAGCCTGCTCGACGTAGCTGCCTTGAGCCGCATGACCCTGGTGACCTACGACAAAGACGGCAACGTGCTCGAAACGGCCTCCGGCTCGTCGCTGCTCAAAGTGAACCTGCTACCCGATGGCCGCCAGACCATCAGCTTCAACACAACCAAAAACTTCTCAAAAGTGGGCATTCGCATCTCAGGCCTAGCTACGGCCGTGAGCAATACCGATGTGTACTATGCCTTTACTGACAGCTCCAACGGCGCGCTGAGCATCATCCCGCCCACCGGCCCGCTGCCCGTGACGCTCATCAGCTTCGGCGTGCGCCGGCTGCCCGGCGAGGCCGGGGCCGAAATCAGCTGGGCTACTGCTACTGAGCTGAATAGCAGCAGCTTCACGGTCGAGCGCTCGGCCCAGCCGGGTGAGGGCTTCGTGGCTATCGGGCAGGTAGCAGCCGGCGGCACCAGCAACTCGCGGCACGCCTACACCCTGCGCGACGCGGATGCCGCCACCCAAGCTGGCCTGCTCTACTACCGCTTACGCCAAGTCGATACCGATGGCCGCGCTACCCTCTCGCCCGTGGCTGTGCTGGCCGCCGGCCCCGCAGTGGCTGGCTTCAGCCTCTACCCCAACCCGGCCCCGGCCGCTGCCCAGCTGGTAACGCTTGGCACGAGCGCCGCCTCGGTAGCTGGCTATTCGGTGAATCTCTATTCAGGACTGGGTCAATTACTTAGCAGCAAAGTGATAGGCGACGCCGACGCGGCCGCCCCCACCATCCGCACCGCTGGGTTGGAAGCGGGCCTCTACCACGTCGTGCTCCGCGATGGTACCGGCCACGCCGTATCGTCGCAGCGCTTGGTCATTGAGTAA
- a CDS encoding T9SS type A sorting domain-containing protein, with protein sequence MKKHLLFGLLWFASLGGALGALPPGPAYADAGVRQTITRPTLSDNTLVVYPNPSTGIVHLTISGLEGRKVEIIVLNVIGTILYRETLTELNERYTKTLDLSRFANGLYYVKLEADNASQLCKLVIR encoded by the coding sequence ATGAAAAAACACCTACTATTTGGGTTACTATGGTTTGCCAGCCTGGGCGGCGCGCTGGGGGCCCTGCCACCTGGCCCGGCTTACGCCGATGCGGGCGTGCGCCAGACTATCACTCGCCCTACCCTCAGCGATAACACGCTCGTCGTGTATCCTAACCCTAGCACCGGCATCGTGCACCTCACTATCAGCGGCCTAGAAGGGCGCAAGGTGGAAATAATCGTGCTTAACGTCATCGGGACCATCCTGTACCGTGAAACGCTAACGGAGCTGAACGAGCGGTATACGAAAACCCTGGATTTGAGCCGCTTCGCCAACGGGCTTTACTATGTGAAGCTGGAAGCCGACAACGCCAGTCAGCTCTGCAAGCTGGTTATCCGCTAA
- a CDS encoding sigma-54 interaction domain-containing protein: MTTSTYYHIWLIAPDSHYITRLCHRLSLNPDYQVRRFSTVAQALAHRPAATAAPNALILDSDGPEGLPRRIVRKLHERLPAARCYVLASEPNLEAEGELLELGISAYLAKDTNSPELLWKALAQARQQPAPVPTPPAAPQAPAGLLLGKHASMQQVRELIAKAARTTITVSVTGETGTGKELVAQAIHAESARARQPFVAINMAAIPRELLESELFGHEKGAFTGATARRVGHFEEANGGTLFLDEIADLELVLQAKLLRVLQERAVTRVGGSQPVPFDVRLVVATHRDLAAEVRAGRFREDLYYRLLGLPIELPPLRHRGCDVLLLADTFVRDFCQLNQLPPRAFSPEARKRLAGYSFPGNVRELKAMVELAAVLADGEQIEATDIALRMAPTAPEPLTTRATSATAVTALVFPSLREQTLAIMQASLTAANGDVVAAANRLRVGRSTLYRLVQSGHLQLPAA, translated from the coding sequence GTGACAACTTCTACTTATTATCATATTTGGCTTATCGCGCCGGACAGCCACTATATCACACGGCTGTGCCACCGGCTTAGTCTCAACCCTGACTACCAAGTGCGGCGCTTCTCGACGGTGGCGCAGGCGCTGGCCCACCGCCCGGCCGCCACGGCAGCTCCCAACGCGCTCATTCTGGACAGCGATGGGCCCGAGGGCCTGCCCCGGCGCATTGTGCGCAAGCTGCACGAGCGCCTGCCCGCCGCCCGCTGCTACGTGCTGGCCAGCGAGCCCAACCTGGAAGCCGAAGGCGAGCTGCTGGAACTGGGCATCAGCGCCTACCTGGCCAAAGACACCAACAGCCCCGAGTTGCTCTGGAAAGCGCTGGCGCAGGCCCGGCAGCAACCAGCCCCAGTCCCTACCCCCCCGGCAGCGCCCCAGGCCCCGGCCGGGCTGCTACTAGGCAAGCACGCCAGTATGCAGCAGGTGCGCGAGCTAATTGCCAAGGCCGCCCGCACCACCATTACGGTGTCGGTGACCGGCGAAACGGGTACTGGCAAGGAGTTGGTGGCGCAGGCCATTCATGCCGAGTCGGCGCGGGCGCGGCAGCCGTTCGTGGCTATTAACATGGCGGCCATCCCGCGCGAGCTGCTGGAAAGTGAGTTGTTTGGCCACGAAAAGGGAGCCTTTACGGGCGCGACGGCCCGGCGCGTGGGACACTTTGAGGAAGCCAACGGCGGCACGCTGTTTCTAGACGAGATTGCCGACCTAGAGCTGGTGCTGCAAGCCAAGCTGCTGCGCGTGCTGCAAGAGCGGGCCGTAACGCGCGTGGGCGGCAGCCAGCCCGTGCCCTTCGACGTGCGCCTGGTGGTGGCGACGCACCGCGACCTGGCCGCCGAGGTGCGGGCCGGCCGCTTCCGCGAAGACCTGTATTACCGCTTGCTGGGCCTGCCCATCGAGCTGCCCCCGCTGCGCCACCGGGGCTGCGACGTGCTGCTGCTGGCCGACACCTTCGTGCGCGACTTCTGTCAGCTCAACCAGCTGCCGCCGCGCGCCTTCAGCCCCGAGGCTCGCAAGCGCCTGGCCGGCTACTCGTTTCCGGGCAATGTGCGCGAGTTGAAAGCGATGGTAGAGCTGGCCGCCGTGCTGGCCGACGGCGAGCAGATAGAAGCCACCGACATTGCGCTGCGCATGGCCCCGACCGCGCCCGAGCCGCTGACCACCAGGGCCACGTCAGCGACGGCGGTCACAGCGCTGGTTTTTCCGTCGCTACGCGAGCAAACGCTGGCCATTATGCAAGCCAGCCTCACGGCGGCGAACGGCGACGTGGTGGCCGCCGCCAACCGCCTGCGGGTGGGCCGCTCCACGCTCTACCGGCTGGTGCAGAGCGGACACTTGCAACTGCCCGCCGCCTAA
- a CDS encoding exodeoxyribonuclease III, which translates to MKIVSYNLNGLRSALSKGLLDWVAATAPDVLCVQEIKAGTTPLDVSGLAALGYRAYLHPARKPGYSGVATFSRREPTAVVVGCGEPLYDEEGRVLRLDFDDVSVLNTYMPSGTSGPARQAFKVAWLHWFRAYVAGLRQDAAVPPLIIGGDYNCCQTALDLHNPKANQQSPGFTPEERQWFRDLLADGWLDSFRQLHSDAPGHYSWWSYRAGSRARNVGWRLDHLLLDQALLPRLRGAGLWPDAVHSDHCPAWVVME; encoded by the coding sequence ATGAAAATTGTTTCCTATAACCTGAACGGCTTGCGCTCGGCGCTTAGCAAGGGGCTGCTTGACTGGGTAGCCGCCACCGCGCCCGATGTGCTATGCGTGCAGGAAATAAAAGCCGGTACTACCCCTCTCGACGTGAGCGGCCTGGCGGCGCTGGGCTACCGCGCCTACCTGCACCCGGCCCGCAAGCCGGGCTACAGCGGCGTGGCCACGTTCAGCCGCCGCGAGCCCACAGCCGTGGTGGTGGGCTGCGGCGAGCCGCTGTATGATGAGGAGGGGCGGGTACTGCGGTTGGATTTTGACGACGTATCGGTGCTCAATACCTACATGCCCTCGGGCACGAGCGGACCGGCGCGGCAGGCATTCAAAGTGGCGTGGCTGCACTGGTTTCGAGCCTACGTGGCGGGGCTGCGCCAGGATGCGGCCGTGCCGCCGCTCATCATCGGGGGCGATTATAATTGCTGCCAGACGGCCCTCGACCTGCACAACCCCAAGGCCAACCAGCAGAGCCCCGGCTTCACACCCGAGGAGCGTCAGTGGTTCCGGGACCTGCTGGCCGATGGCTGGCTCGACTCGTTTCGGCAGCTGCACTCTGATGCGCCGGGCCACTACTCGTGGTGGAGCTACCGGGCTGGCTCACGCGCCCGCAACGTGGGCTGGCGCCTCGACCACCTGCTACTCGACCAAGCCCTGCTACCCCGCCTGCGCGGGGCCGGCCTTTGGCCCGATGCTGTGCACTCGGACCACTGCCCGGCGTGGGTGGTCATGGAGTAA
- a CDS encoding carboxymuconolactone decarboxylase family protein, with the protein MNERVLAYDNKVIKRFFNLDTNAYQAGAVPVKVKEMLGLACSLVLRCDDCVKYHLGKCHEEGLSDEEVFEVFSIANLIGGSIVIPHFRRAVEYWEVLRAEAALAGPNGPAAASHPPHVH; encoded by the coding sequence ATGAACGAGCGCGTGCTGGCCTACGACAACAAGGTTATCAAGCGCTTTTTCAACCTTGATACCAATGCCTACCAGGCGGGCGCAGTGCCCGTGAAAGTGAAAGAGATGCTGGGCCTGGCCTGCTCACTGGTGCTGCGCTGCGACGACTGCGTGAAGTACCACCTCGGCAAATGCCACGAAGAAGGCCTGAGCGACGAGGAAGTGTTCGAGGTGTTTTCTATTGCCAATCTTATTGGGGGTAGCATCGTGATTCCACATTTCCGCCGCGCCGTGGAGTACTGGGAAGTACTGCGCGCCGAAGCCGCACTGGCGGGTCCGAACGGGCCAGCCGCCGCTAGCCACCCGCCTCATGTCCACTAG